One region of Gorilla gorilla gorilla isolate KB3781 chromosome 15, NHGRI_mGorGor1-v2.1_pri, whole genome shotgun sequence genomic DNA includes:
- the PTGDR gene encoding prostaglandin D2 receptor — MKSPFYRCQNTTSVEKGNSAVMGGVLFSTGLLGNLLALGLLARSGLGWCSRRPLRPLPSVFYMLVCGLTVTDLLGKCLLSPVVLAAYAQNRSLRVLAPALDNSLCQAFAFFMSFFGLSSTLQLLAMALECWLSLGHPFFYRRHITLPLGALVAPVVSAFSLAFCALPFMGFGKFVQYCPGTWCFIQMVHEEGSLSVLGYSVLYSSLMALLVLATVLCNLGAMRNLYAMHRRLQRHPRSCIRDRAEPRADGREASPQPLEELDHLLLLALMTVLFTMCSLPVIYRAYYGAFKDVKEKNRTSEEAEDLRALRFLSVISIVDPWIFIIFRSPVFRIFFHKIFIRPLRYRSRCSNSTNMESSL, encoded by the exons ATGAAGTCGCCCTTCTACCGCTGCCAGAACACCACCTCTGTGGAAAAAGGCAACTCGGCGGTGATGGGCGGGGTGCTCTTCAGCACCGGCCTCCTGGGCAACCTGCTGGCCCTGGGGCTGCTGGCGCGCTCGGGGCTGGGGTGGTGCTCGCGGCGTCCACTGCGCCCGCTGCCCTCGGTCTTCTACATGCTGGTGTGTGGCCTGACGGTCACCGACTTGCTGGGCAAGTGCCTCCTAAGCCCGGTGGTGCTGGCTGCCTACGCTCAGAACCGGAGTCTGCGGGTGCTTGCGCCCGCATTGGACAACTCGTTGTGCCAAGCCTTCGCCTTCTTCATGTCCTTCTTTGGGCTCTCCTCGACACTGCAACTCCTGGCCATGGCATTGGAGTGCTGGCTCTCCCTAGGGCACCCTTTCTTCTACCGACGGCACATCACCCTGCCCCTGGGCGCACTGGTGGCCCCGGTGGTGAGCGCCTTCTCCCTGGCTTTCTGCGCGCTACCTTTCATGGGCTTCGGGAAGTTCGTGCAGTACTGCCCCGGCACCTGGTGCTTTATCCAGATGGTCCACGAGGAGGGCTCGCTGTCGGTGCTGGGGTACTCTGTGCTCTACTCCAGCCTCATGGCGCTGCTGGTCCTCGCCACCGTGCTGTGCAACCTCGGCGCCATGCGCAATCTCTATGCGATGCACCGGCGGCTGCAGCGGCACCCGCGCTCCTGCATCAGGGACCGTGCCGAGCCGCGCGCGGACGGGAGGGAAGCgtcccctcagcccctggaggAGCTGGATCACCTCCTGCTGCTGGCGCTGATGACCGTGCTCTTCACTATGTGTTCTCTGCCCGTAATT TATCGCGCTTACTATGGAGCATTTAAGGATGTCAAGGAGAAAAACAGGACCTCTGAAGAAGCAGAAGACCTCCGAGCCTTGCGATTTCTATCTGTGATTTCAATTGTGGACCCTTggatttttatcattttcagaTCTCCAGTATTTCGGATATTTTTTCACAAGATTTTCATTAGACCTCTTAGGTACAGGAGCCGGTGCAGCAATTCCACTAACATGGAATCCAGTCTGTGA